A section of the Ignavibacteriales bacterium genome encodes:
- a CDS encoding single-stranded DNA-binding protein: protein MAEFKMPELNSVIIAGNLTKDPIFRQTTNGTPVVNFSIASNRRFRDKNDEWKEDVCYVGIVAWNRLAESCRDKLKKGNAVLVDGELQSRTFKTEDGNNRTIVEIKARRIQFLNKRASSGEGDDDDSILEDDSDSHDSGMDDDNFDSLLSPEDSELIKGN from the coding sequence ATGGCTGAATTTAAGATGCCCGAATTAAACTCTGTGATCATCGCAGGAAACCTCACCAAGGATCCGATCTTTAGGCAGACGACTAACGGAACACCGGTGGTTAATTTTTCGATTGCGAGCAACAGAAGATTCAGGGACAAAAACGACGAGTGGAAAGAAGATGTTTGCTACGTCGGGATTGTTGCCTGGAACAGACTGGCAGAAAGCTGCAGAGATAAGCTCAAAAAAGGTAACGCTGTCTTAGTCGATGGTGAGCTTCAAAGCAGGACTTTCAAAACTGAAGATGGTAACAACAGAACCATCGTTGAAATTAAAGCAAGAAGGATCCAATTTCTTAATAAGAGAGCCTCATCTGGCGAAGGTGACGATGATGACTCTATTTTGGAAGATGATTCTGATTCGCATGACTCAGGAATGGATGATGATAATTTCGA